TCTCTGTCCTTAGGCATTTTTTCAGTCGGACAACGGCATCGCTATTCTCGTGACTTTCGACGAGGTCAGCGAACACCGACCCGGCCTCTACGGGAGGAAGCTGGTCGTTGTCGCCTATTATGATGAGACGCGTCCCGTCGGCTACGGCATCGAGAAGCTCGGCCATAAGTCGTACGTCTACCATAGAGCATTCGTCTACGATGATGATATCGGCGTCGATCCTACGTTTTTTTCTGTATCGTCGTGAAAACCCTATTCCTAGGAGTGCGTGTATCGTCATAGCCTTTACATCGGGGATTCCTGCCTTAAGGTTTGCGACGGCTTTCCCTGTCGGTGCCGCCAAAACAATGTCTGCTGAAGATGAAAGGCTTTTTTGTATAACATCTATCAGTTTCCGTGCGGTATATGTCTTCCCTGTTCCTGGGCCTCCTACTATCACTGTAAAGCACGACTGCAAAGAATGTCGTATTGCCTGTACTTGTTCGTCTAGGAGGTTTCCTCTATTGCACATCTCGCTCAAAAGCTTTTCGGAAATATTTTCGTCGTACTGTATCGCCGGCGTTGTCTTCATGATACGTGATATATTATCGAGGAACATCGTTTCATATATCCAATGTCGCTGTAAGTAAAGGTCTCCATCATATAAACAAAGCGGTTTAGTCGCTGTGGCATCATCGCCACTGACATCTACGGTGATATCGGGAGGTAGTTTTTTCTTCCCGGCAAGTATCATCTTCGACAGACGTTGTTGTTCTTCGGCGGTTAGTACGTCGTCGTTATCTTCAGAAATATTAAGCACCGACAATGGGTTTGGTGTTATTACATCATCGGAGATGGTGACACACAGGTGTCCGTTTTGTGCCGAGGCCATAAGGTAGCATAATACTGCAGCGACATCTTCATCGGAGTCGTCTAGGAGTTTGTTCGCGAAGAAATAGTCTATCTCTGAGAAGAATTTTCTCCTTACGAAATCGTATAGGTACGGCCACCTTATACTTTTATCTGGCGCGTTCTTCATGGAACATTCCAATTTTATCATATCCTGCTCCTCACGGTGTTTTCTTCTGGGAAGAAATGATATACGCCTTGTTGCGATTTTGTCTTATCGAGGCCGCGGAAGAAACAGTATAACACGCCACCAAAACACTCTTCGAATTTCCGCGTCTCTACGATGGAGAGATACCGCTGTATTGCTTGGGTATATATCGCTCCCTGCAGACGGTAGTCGTGGATTTCCATAGATTTTTCAAGGTTGCCGTGGTGGTATGCTTCTCCATCGGTGCCGAGCCACGTGGATTTCCAGTCGAGGATATAATATTTTCCTTTGTGCTCGAAGAAGATATCTATGGCGCCATTGAGGTATACGGCATCGGTTTCTGGGAACAGAAATTCATTCTCGCATGCTATCATATCGCGTGCTACGTCACACAGACGGAAGCCTTTTTCTCCGGCGATTAGTTGTGTCGTCATGGAATTATTAATGATATCAACGATAACATCGCCCCATTCTTCCAGAGAAGTGGCTGTTATATATTTTTTGACGATATCGATGACGTCGTCATCTGTCGTTAGGCATGCCTCCATGATATCGTGTAATATCGTGCCTGTCACCTTCCCTGCCGGCAGTGTATGTATTGTTTTATCTTCGCATATATAGTCGTGTGGTGGAGTTTCTATACGATGTTCATTTTTTGGCGATGCTAGAGATGTGAAAGACCTGAAATATGATGGGCTTTCTGGTATTGTAATACTTTCTGGAGGATATATTACGGTGGCTTCATCGTCGTGATAGCGGGATATCGTGTCTTCTTTTTTCTCTAGGATGGAATATCCTAAAATATCGTGTTGTGAGATAAAATCTATAAGGCTTTCTTTTTTGAAGTTCTGCATCCTAGAATACAGCTCTTCATACGCAGCTTCTTCTTGTCCTAGCCTTGCGAGGAAAAGCTCCATCGGCGATGCTGTGCCGTAAGGCGCCGTCGATTTCTCGGAATCTATTACTACTGGGGCGTACGTCATATATTTCGCTCTTGTCATGCTGACATACAGCTGTCGCATCTTCTCGGCGTCGATCTCCTCATAATATCGTCGCCATTCGTCGCTGTCTTTTTCGGCGGCGAGGAACTTCCTTATCCCTCCTTCATTTTTCGCTATAATGTCTTCCTCTTTTTTCGTGCGGCTTGCCAGTCCTAATGCGAAGACGACATCGAACTCAAGTCCTTTGCTGCTGTGTATCGTCAGGATTTCCACAGCATCGTCGTCGCTGTTTTGCCGTATCTTAAGTTTGTCCTCGTCGAAGTTTTCGATGTCTTTCATGCCTTCGAGATGACGTACGATGCCTTCTGGCGAGCAATATGTTGTGTTTTGGTGTTGTATTACTACGTCTGCTAGCTGTAAAAGCTCGTTATATAGGTCGTCTCCACCTTCTCGCGACACTATTTTCTCTGCTACGCTTTTTGTATCGTTTCCCCATGTTTTTGCCATCATAGCATTAAAGAATGCTGCGAAGCCGCTGTCGTACAAAATTTTCCTCAGAGAATATAGCGTAGCGATAATCTTTTCGTAGGAGCCGTCTTCGAGGAGCTCGCGTACTGCTTCGTCATCCCAGGCAATAAGCTCACTGGAAAGTGCTATCTTTACCGCGCTGAGATCTCTTGGTGCGATGACGGCGCTGACGACGTCTTTCAGCGCCGTACGGGCTTTTGTGTCGGCAAGGCTCCGTGATCCACGCCTCTTCGTAGGGGCGCCAGCTTTACGAAGGGCTGCTTCTATATTCTGCCCTTGATATCGGTCTTTGACAAGTACGGCAAAGCTGCTATATGGCATACCATCATCGCTGTGTAGCCTTTCTATTTCTTCTACTATAAAAGGAAAAAACACTGTCTTCTCGAGGTCTGGCGTCGGCAGGCGTTTAGTTTTTTTATTTATGCTTTCTTCCCCGACAAAGAAATGTACGCTACCTCTTTTTCCTGAAAGCTGTGGCTTTACAATATCGTCACAATGAAGGACTTCACGGTATGGCATCTCTCTATCTTCTTGTGGCAGCGTTATCATCTTAGGGGTATTATCTTTAGAGAAAAGGACGTTTAGCGCCCGTACAAGGTCACTATGCGAGCGGAAGTTTTTGTGTAACGTAGCAGTACCATTTTCTCCCATGGTATCTGCGGCGTTAAGGTACGTATATATGTCGGCATTTCTGAAAGAATATATCGACTGTTTAGGGTCGCCGACAAGGTATAGATATCTTCCATGATGGTCTTGCTGTGCGAAAAGCGTGGAGAAAATCTTCCACTGCAGTGGGTCGGTATCCTGGAATTCGTCGATGATGGCAACACGATAGCGTCCTTGTATTGCCTCGATGAAATCTTTGTCGTCGACACTCAATGCCATAGCGTCAAGAATACCATCGATGGTGTTTTTTTCTCTCTCTTCGAAAGCTTCCGACGCCATAATCCTACAGTCTCGTGCCATCCTAGCAAAGATTACGGCGGGGTTCTCTACATGATATATCGTGTCTTTAAGAAGTTCGTAAGCTTTCGCGAAGAACGCTGCGCCTTCTTCGTCGCCCACAAATCTTTTCTTTATGTTTTCTGGAGAAAAAGACTTTAGGAATGAAAAACTCGCTTTCGAGAAGTCTACATCTTCGGCGTCGTCGAACATCGCGGCGAAGGCGGTAGCGTTCTTCATAACGTCTTCTTTTGCTATGTTTTTGTTGTTGCACAGCAAGCAATATTTTTTGGCTTCGCGTCCGAAGATCTCGAGGACTTCCTCGGAATTATAATGATATTCTCCTTGTAAAGCCGCGATCTTTTCTTTGCAATCTTTTGTGGTGGCAGTGATGTCGGGGTATTCGGGGAACTCCCCTTGTTTTGTTATTATCCCCGCTAGTTTTATTGCCAAGGCGTCGATGCCGTTATATTTTTTCATCACAATGTAAAGCTGTTTGACACTATACTTTTCCTTGCCGACACTCGTCCTGAAAAAATCTTTGACGATCTCTATCATCTCTTGTGTTGTAATCCTCGTATCCATCCCTGTATCGCCGAGGTTTTGTCTGCTTTCGAAGGCGTATTCTTTCAATGCCTTTAAGCAAAACCCGTGTATCGTAAAGATCTGCGCTTCGTCGTAGGAAAAAAGCGCCTCTTTAAGCCGTCGTTTTGCTCTGTGTATCTCTGTGGCTCCGCCATCGGCATACTTAACGATATAGTCGTATCCACCGCCATCTTCTAATGAGTCTATGGCTTTTACTATAGCACCGCGGATGCGTTCTTTTAGCTCTGCGGCGGCTTTCTTTGTGAAGGTCACTGCAAGAATCTCATCGATGGTACAGGGCCCTCTTCCTCGTTCTATGTCGCCTTCCACCAAGAACCTTACGACGAGGTTTTCTATAGAGAACGTCTTACCCGTCCCTGCCGAAGCTTCAAGGAGACGGCTTTTATGTATTTCAGTATCTCGAGATAGTATGTCGAAGGCGCCTTCCGTCATCGTCCGCCTCCTTTTTTGCCAAGAAAGCCTTCGAACGCCATAGCGACAGGTTTGTGCCACGACGACACTATTTTTTCGGCATCGGGAAGGTCTTCTTTACAGAGAATTTTTGTAATATATTTGTCGCGGTATGTTTTGCCATAAGAGACCAAAAATCCTTGGATTTTTTTCTGTAGCGCTTTGGCGTCGCCAGTAGCGGCGTCGGGAACCCATTGAGGAATGAGAGGACAGCAGCATTCCATACAACGCCAATAATATCGTATGTATTCTTTCATTGTAATTTCTGGGTCTTCGACATGTAAGGCTTTGGCATCCCCTGTATACAGGAAAAGAGCGTCGCTGCCGACGGGGATGCTATAGTTCTTTGAAATATATTGCATCGCCAATAATGCCGGCCATATTTTTATTATGTTTTCCTTGTTGCTTTTGCC
Above is a genomic segment from Waddliaceae bacterium containing:
- a CDS encoding UvrD-helicase domain-containing protein, with the protein product MTEGAFDILSRDTEIHKSRLLEASAGTGKTFSIENLVVRFLVEGDIERGRGPCTIDEILAVTFTKKAAAELKERIRGAIVKAIDSLEDGGGYDYIVKYADGGATEIHRAKRRLKEALFSYDEAQIFTIHGFCLKALKEYAFESRQNLGDTGMDTRITTQEMIEIVKDFFRTSVGKEKYSVKQLYIVMKKYNGIDALAIKLAGIITKQGEFPEYPDITATTKDCKEKIAALQGEYHYNSEEVLEIFGREAKKYCLLCNNKNIAKEDVMKNATAFAAMFDDAEDVDFSKASFSFLKSFSPENIKKRFVGDEEGAAFFAKAYELLKDTIYHVENPAVIFARMARDCRIMASEAFEEREKNTIDGILDAMALSVDDKDFIEAIQGRYRVAIIDEFQDTDPLQWKIFSTLFAQQDHHGRYLYLVGDPKQSIYSFRNADIYTYLNAADTMGENGTATLHKNFRSHSDLVRALNVLFSKDNTPKMITLPQEDREMPYREVLHCDDIVKPQLSGKRGSVHFFVGEESINKKTKRLPTPDLEKTVFFPFIVEEIERLHSDDGMPYSSFAVLVKDRYQGQNIEAALRKAGAPTKRRGSRSLADTKARTALKDVVSAVIAPRDLSAVKIALSSELIAWDDEAVRELLEDGSYEKIIATLYSLRKILYDSGFAAFFNAMMAKTWGNDTKSVAEKIVSREGGDDLYNELLQLADVVIQHQNTTYCSPEGIVRHLEGMKDIENFDEDKLKIRQNSDDDAVEILTIHSSKGLEFDVVFALGLASRTKKEEDIIAKNEGGIRKFLAAEKDSDEWRRYYEEIDAEKMRQLYVSMTRAKYMTYAPVVIDSEKSTAPYGTASPMELFLARLGQEEAAYEELYSRMQNFKKESLIDFISQHDILGYSILEKKEDTISRYHDDEATVIYPPESITIPESPSYFRSFTSLASPKNEHRIETPPHDYICEDKTIHTLPAGKVTGTILHDIMEACLTTDDDVIDIVKKYITATSLEEWGDVIVDIINNSMTTQLIAGEKGFRLCDVARDMIACENEFLFPETDAVYLNGAIDIFFEHKGKYYILDWKSTWLGTDGEAYHHGNLEKSMEIHDYRLQGAIYTQAIQRYLSIVETRKFEECFGGVLYCFFRGLDKTKSQQGVYHFFPEENTVRSRI
- the recD gene encoding exodeoxyribonuclease V subunit alpha, whose protein sequence is MIKLECSMKNAPDKSIRWPYLYDFVRRKFFSEIDYFFANKLLDDSDEDVAAVLCYLMASAQNGHLCVTISDDVITPNPLSVLNISEDNDDVLTAEEQQRLSKMILAGKKKLPPDITVDVSGDDATATKPLCLYDGDLYLQRHWIYETMFLDNISRIMKTTPAIQYDENISEKLLSEMCNRGNLLDEQVQAIRHSLQSCFTVIVGGPGTGKTYTARKLIDVIQKSLSSSADIVLAAPTGKAVANLKAGIPDVKAMTIHALLGIGFSRRYRKKRRIDADIIIVDECSMVDVRLMAELLDAVADGTRLIIIGDNDQLPPVEAGSVFADLVESHENSDAVVRLKKCLRTESVDIVAMAQAVNSGNVEDAVALLQNHNVGDDIWSENPRITQEKLLRYVLDRFPKPRDIMKLAPEELLTSFKAFCMLSPLRRGHLGVDALNNAIMSRLYEKAKSLPYFVAPIMITTNDYNLGMMNGDVGVMTTYKSGIGSHAIFPGNEEQRYYDKTHGIRKIPAIVLPRHEYSYCVSVHKSQGSEYDDVLLVMPQGAEYFGREILYTAITRARKKIEILGDKNTISATIQTQSRRHSGIL